A window from Gammaproteobacteria bacterium encodes these proteins:
- the ccsA gene encoding cytochrome c biogenesis protein CcsA, with amino-acid sequence MVLAAELPWLWGALLALALATGAAIWGMIPRYSGDGVLIELPSTKRIESLVLWSLLLSIVLMTIAMGVRWDRVGNGPFVSLFELLMSQIWSLSIFYAVIYWRAPSLRGTSVIVFPALWVLGSWVLILDPVASFYPTTYYNNWKWAHVIFGKIFLGAALFGVGLAGIVLLRQTRFAPIFSKMPSSEVLDHIAWRFMMLALIFDSLMLIAGAVWAQDAWGRYWQWDELETSSFLNWLYLGAIIHLRMTYRIPLPVGAWLVIGVFVFAFLTYFGAPYFSASAHKGVV; translated from the coding sequence ATGGTTTTAGCCGCAGAATTACCCTGGTTATGGGGGGCTCTCCTAGCGTTGGCATTGGCGACAGGGGCCGCAATTTGGGGGATGATACCCCGCTACTCGGGTGATGGTGTGTTGATAGAGCTGCCCTCAACGAAGCGTATTGAATCATTAGTGCTGTGGAGTTTGCTGCTCTCAATTGTGTTAATGACCATTGCCATGGGGGTGCGTTGGGACCGAGTTGGAAATGGCCCCTTCGTGAGCCTATTTGAGTTGCTGATGAGCCAGATCTGGAGTCTCTCCATTTTCTATGCGGTGATCTACTGGCGAGCGCCCAGCTTACGGGGTACCTCGGTCATTGTTTTTCCTGCACTCTGGGTGCTCGGCAGTTGGGTGTTGATTTTAGATCCGGTTGCCAGCTTCTATCCCACAACCTACTACAACAACTGGAAATGGGCACATGTTATATTTGGGAAAATATTTTTAGGGGCTGCACTCTTTGGTGTTGGGTTAGCAGGCATCGTACTGTTACGTCAAACACGGTTTGCGCCTATCTTCTCCAAAATGCCGAGTAGCGAGGTGCTCGATCATATTGCTTGGCGCTTTATGATGCTTGCGTTGATCTTTGATAGTTTGATGTTGATAGCCGGTGCCGTTTGGGCGCAGGATGCTTGGGGTCGCTACTGGCAGTGGGATGAGCTTGAGACCTCCTCATTCCTTAATTGGCTCTATCTTGGGGCGATTATACATCTTCGTATGACCTATCGCATTCCCCTGCCAGTGGGTGCATGGTTAGTGATTGGTGTTTTTGTTTTTGCGTTTTTGACCTATTTCGGAGCGCCCTATTTTAGTGCTTCAGCACATAAAGGAGTTGTATAA
- a CDS encoding cytochrome c biogenesis protein ResB: MRLFSAMASLKVTLVGMLLLAVGSMLTYGGDTGYSVWVLIVPMLLLAVNLACAIATNRKINRQPGLLLFHVSLLSLVIVIAVGRLAHLDAQVEIVVGQSFDPSHLVELQQGPWHVGDLNEISFLQGPYAISYEPGVQRGATASQIGVLDEKGQFSEEIIVGDDTPLIFGDYRLYTSFNKGYSVILEWLPSEGGAYTGSVNMPSFPLNDYRQKNEWNPPGSDNTIKFWLKLKNEYNKDDYWVLSMENSSGVLVVTIDDMRVELQEGESLQFDDGQLKYKELTMWMGYTIFYDPTLRWLFFISTLGVLGLGWHLWSRADRLLGKNFENETKRGVS, translated from the coding sequence ATGCGCCTGTTCTCGGCAATGGCCTCTTTAAAAGTGACGCTGGTTGGCATGTTATTGCTGGCTGTAGGCTCGATGCTGACCTATGGCGGTGATACAGGTTATTCGGTGTGGGTGTTAATTGTGCCAATGTTATTGCTGGCGGTTAACTTAGCCTGCGCGATTGCAACGAATCGTAAAATTAATCGTCAACCTGGTTTGCTGCTATTTCATGTCTCTTTGCTCAGCTTGGTTATTGTAATTGCGGTGGGCCGTCTGGCTCACCTTGACGCTCAGGTTGAAATTGTGGTTGGGCAGAGCTTTGATCCCAGCCACCTGGTCGAGTTACAGCAAGGGCCGTGGCATGTTGGCGATTTAAATGAAATATCATTTTTACAAGGCCCTTACGCGATTAGCTATGAGCCAGGTGTTCAGCGTGGGGCAACCGCAAGCCAGATAGGTGTGCTGGACGAAAAGGGTCAGTTTTCCGAAGAGATTATTGTCGGTGATGATACCCCACTAATATTTGGTGACTACCGCTTATATACCTCGTTTAACAAAGGCTACTCGGTGATTCTTGAGTGGTTGCCAAGTGAAGGTGGCGCCTACACCGGTAGTGTGAATATGCCCTCATTTCCTCTTAACGACTATCGCCAAAAAAATGAGTGGAATCCACCGGGTAGTGATAACACCATCAAATTCTGGCTGAAGCTAAAAAATGAATACAATAAAGATGACTATTGGGTGCTTTCAATGGAAAACTCATCCGGTGTGCTGGTGGTCACCATCGATGATATGCGGGTTGAGTTACAAGAAGGGGAGTCGCTCCAGTTTGATGATGGCCAGTTAAAATATAAAGAACTAACCATGTGGATGGGCTACACCATTTTTTATGACCCAACACTGCGTTGGCTGTTTTTTATCTCTACTCTTGGTGTGCTGGGTCTTGGTTGGCATCTCTGGTCTCGTGCGGACCGCTTGTTGGGGAAGAATTTTGAAAATGAAACAAAGCGTGGTGTGAGTTGA
- a CDS encoding 6-bladed beta-propeller, with the protein MLCLFSLLILSGCAETKYVFNYANEDAKELLWPKEEQTARYRYVGQLLGEQNLSSDSDGGFTAILIDALKWVAGVFTASGGSSAIVLQRPQGGTTDANGRIYVADASRQAIYVFDPATAKLHVWDDAGSGGFVSPVSVVVLDNGEVLVSDAQLAAVIRLNSSGVPLGFFAAGIMERPTGLAYDAVRNLLYIADSVAHDIKVFRRDGTFVKRLGGPGVLEGQFNGPTHLSYRDNRLYVTDSLNSRVQIFNGEGEFLSTFGERGVYVGNMPRPKGVAADSDGNVYVVESYQDHMLVFDENGEFLMPLGGTGHGIGQFYLPAGIWIDDQDRVYIADMFNGRIVIFQYLGQEGVSVKLPASTIIPK; encoded by the coding sequence GTGCTTTGCCTATTCAGCCTGCTTATCTTGAGTGGCTGTGCAGAGACAAAGTATGTCTTTAATTATGCCAATGAAGATGCGAAAGAGCTGCTCTGGCCAAAAGAGGAGCAGACCGCTCGCTATCGCTACGTTGGGCAGTTGCTTGGTGAACAAAACCTTTCTAGCGATTCTGATGGTGGCTTCACGGCAATTTTGATTGATGCGTTGAAGTGGGTTGCTGGTGTGTTTACTGCCAGTGGTGGCAGTAGTGCGATTGTTCTTCAACGACCGCAGGGTGGCACCACCGATGCGAATGGTCGTATTTATGTGGCAGATGCCAGTCGTCAGGCTATTTATGTTTTTGATCCGGCTACTGCAAAACTACATGTGTGGGATGACGCTGGTTCGGGTGGTTTTGTCTCGCCGGTGAGTGTTGTTGTGCTGGATAATGGCGAGGTTCTGGTTTCGGATGCACAGCTTGCGGCGGTGATTCGATTGAACTCGAGCGGTGTGCCGCTTGGCTTTTTTGCTGCAGGTATTATGGAGCGGCCAACTGGCCTGGCCTATGACGCAGTGCGGAATCTGCTCTATATTGCGGACTCGGTTGCGCATGACATCAAAGTCTTTAGGCGCGATGGCACGTTTGTTAAGCGCCTAGGCGGTCCTGGTGTGCTCGAGGGGCAGTTTAACGGGCCTACCCATCTCTCATATCGTGATAATAGGCTCTATGTGACCGACTCGCTCAATTCTAGAGTCCAGATATTTAATGGTGAAGGTGAATTTCTCTCTACATTTGGTGAAAGAGGGGTCTATGTCGGTAATATGCCACGACCAAAAGGCGTCGCTGCCGATAGTGATGGTAATGTCTATGTGGTCGAATCCTATCAAGACCATATGCTGGTGTTTGATGAAAATGGTGAATTCCTTATGCCTCTAGGTGGTACAGGTCATGGAATAGGGCAGTTTTACCTCCCGGCTGGTATCTGGATAGATGATCAGGATCGTGTTTACATTGCGGATATGTTTAATGGCCGTATAGTGATATTTCAATACCTTGGCCAAGAAGGTGTTTCGGTTAAGTTGCCCGCCTCAACTATTATCCCAAAATAA
- a CDS encoding 6-bladed beta-propeller: protein MPQYPERHWRYSLGIVFSLILLLAGCSAGQPVVQSDGSSKPDALANESTLLSEAGGEVEIISSDESAFGDIYSSFTQEMAITTDADIAAEASKLPPLEYLYTINGGNDAIASDVPTWVTGERFIRFLQPSGFDFYKGDLYILDSARHTMFRYQPDGEKIIAVLDLGVYTRANVESIVFSEEGYYFVSEPMSSRVLKFNSQNVLVDVYKDSANLVNPEKLHYDDRQGKLYVSDGVYGRIVVISKSGKLLYALGKRGTAKGEFIQISNFVVNNKGDVVVTDSLSQKPMQVISNDGLFIQEYSRRVLDIPGAVAIDSQQRIYVASHSDDTIRIFVDGKLRWRFGGSGTEPGKFRVVTQMTVHEDKLYVLDTLNRRIQVFQIGD, encoded by the coding sequence ATGCCACAGTATCCCGAAAGACACTGGCGATATTCGCTAGGCATTGTATTTTCGCTCATCTTGCTATTGGCTGGCTGTAGTGCAGGTCAGCCAGTGGTACAGTCGGATGGCTCATCAAAACCAGATGCTCTTGCTAATGAGTCAACCTTGCTATCTGAGGCGGGCGGTGAAGTTGAAATTATCTCATCTGATGAGAGCGCCTTTGGTGATATCTACAGCTCCTTTACCCAAGAGATGGCTATCACCACAGATGCTGATATTGCAGCTGAAGCATCAAAGCTGCCACCATTAGAGTACCTCTACACTATCAACGGTGGTAATGATGCCATTGCATCTGATGTGCCAACTTGGGTTACGGGTGAGCGCTTCATTCGGTTTTTACAACCTTCTGGCTTTGATTTCTATAAGGGTGATCTCTATATTCTCGATTCAGCTCGACACACGATGTTTCGCTACCAGCCCGATGGCGAAAAGATTATTGCTGTTCTCGATTTGGGGGTGTACACGCGGGCTAATGTCGAGAGCATTGTGTTTAGCGAAGAAGGCTACTATTTTGTATCGGAGCCGATGAGTAGCCGTGTTTTGAAGTTTAATTCTCAAAATGTACTGGTAGACGTGTATAAGGACAGTGCGAATTTAGTAAACCCGGAAAAACTCCACTATGATGACCGACAAGGCAAGCTCTATGTGAGCGATGGTGTGTATGGGCGCATTGTTGTGATCTCAAAGTCGGGTAAGCTATTGTACGCACTGGGCAAGCGTGGCACGGCAAAGGGTGAGTTCATCCAGATTAGCAACTTTGTTGTCAATAATAAGGGTGATGTGGTTGTAACGGACAGCCTTAGTCAAAAGCCGATGCAAGTCATCAGTAATGATGGGCTGTTCATACAAGAGTATAGCCGTCGAGTACTCGACATACCGGGTGCGGTTGCGATTGACTCACAACAACGTATTTATGTTGCCAGCCACTCGGATGATACTATTCGTATTTTTGTCGATGGTAAGTTGCGCTGGCGGTTTGGAGGCTCGGGGACCGAGCCAGGAAAGTTTCGTGTGGTAACGCAAATGACGGTACATGAAGATAAGCTCTATGTGTTGGATACCCTTAATCGCCGTATTCAGGTCTTCCAGATAGGCGATTGA
- a CDS encoding cytochrome c, class I, translating to MKKLILAGVGLLVVALVSTPVVVMAADTEAVSSANSFNRLLQKPAEKNLPPAEDGIHDAENDNTYVLQPPKIAFDSLVRSDFGNYVDWIKSLREQKISPRNERMGGGEEPMIMDLDIVREVRGSMPDVIFPHKGHTEWLQCSNCHPDIFIPQQGANRMNMAGILLGQKCGVCHGKVSFPVVTTTCRLCHSQAKPEGWAPSKSSASVDNPWQ from the coding sequence ATGAAAAAATTGATACTCGCAGGTGTAGGCCTGCTAGTGGTTGCTCTTGTCTCTACGCCAGTTGTTGTTATGGCGGCTGACACGGAAGCGGTAAGCTCTGCCAACTCGTTTAATCGTTTGCTACAGAAGCCGGCTGAAAAAAATCTACCGCCAGCGGAAGATGGAATCCATGATGCTGAAAATGATAATACCTATGTTCTGCAGCCACCTAAAATAGCATTCGACTCATTGGTACGCAGTGACTTTGGTAACTATGTTGATTGGATTAAATCATTGCGTGAGCAAAAGATCAGCCCTCGTAATGAGCGCATGGGGGGGGGCGAAGAGCCGATGATAATGGATCTCGATATTGTTCGAGAGGTTCGAGGTTCAATGCCTGATGTGATTTTCCCACATAAAGGGCACACCGAGTGGCTTCAATGTTCAAACTGTCATCCTGATATCTTTATCCCACAGCAAGGGGCTAACAGAATGAACATGGCCGGTATATTGCTGGGACAAAAGTGTGGTGTATGTCATGGCAAGGTTTCATTTCCGGTTGTGACAACCACCTGTCGTCTTTGCCATTCTCAGGCCAAGCCTGAAGGTTGGGCGCCTAGCAAAAGTTCGGCAAGTGTCGATAATCCATGGCAATAG
- a CDS encoding peptidylprolyl isomerase: MLVKLVFIGALSLALLSVAHGEEGGNEPAHYFAKIDGVEIPAEVFMGRLRIGYREKFYHGTPPKAEVEAFQADMVEEAVNEVLLVAEARRRGIEVPAEYIEAEYMRRTEGMSQEEIDGIDDFPARMRSRIEISKLVEMVEQDVIDNVPEPSENQIRSFYEKNHALFTTPSRDRVQIILLSVPAYADQEVWKAATDKAAGLVVDLREGADFAEMAMIHSSDPSAAEGGDMGFLHKGMLGGTADQVVALMSPGDITEPVLLLEGVGIFKLIERSEAVLNDFSLVKERAKALLVREQTEAAWEGLKEKLNADAEIEINPAFLSVAK, encoded by the coding sequence ATGTTAGTAAAACTTGTTTTTATTGGGGCTTTGAGCCTGGCGCTGTTGTCAGTTGCACACGGGGAAGAGGGAGGCAATGAACCCGCCCACTATTTTGCTAAAATTGATGGTGTTGAGATTCCTGCAGAGGTGTTTATGGGGCGGCTTCGGATAGGATATCGAGAGAAGTTTTATCACGGCACCCCACCAAAGGCTGAAGTTGAGGCGTTTCAGGCTGATATGGTTGAGGAGGCGGTAAATGAGGTTTTACTGGTTGCTGAGGCTCGTCGGCGTGGAATTGAAGTGCCGGCTGAGTATATTGAAGCTGAATATATGCGACGTACTGAAGGGATGAGCCAGGAGGAGATCGATGGGATAGATGATTTTCCTGCCCGTATGCGCTCACGAATTGAAATTAGCAAGTTGGTTGAGATGGTAGAGCAGGACGTGATTGATAATGTGCCGGAGCCTAGTGAAAATCAGATTCGCTCATTTTATGAAAAAAATCATGCGCTATTTACTACCCCATCCAGAGATCGGGTGCAAATTATTCTGCTCAGCGTTCCCGCCTATGCAGATCAGGAAGTCTGGAAGGCTGCGACAGATAAAGCCGCCGGTTTAGTAGTCGATTTAAGAGAAGGCGCAGACTTTGCTGAAATGGCGATGATTCACTCATCTGATCCTAGTGCGGCAGAGGGTGGCGATATGGGGTTTTTGCATAAGGGCATGCTCGGGGGGACTGCAGATCAGGTGGTTGCGCTGATGTCACCAGGCGATATTACAGAGCCGGTGCTGTTACTTGAGGGGGTGGGTATTTTTAAGTTGATAGAGCGCTCGGAGGCGGTGTTAAATGATTTTTCTTTAGTGAAGGAGCGGGCTAAGGCGTTGCTAGTGCGTGAGCAAACAGAGGCTGCATGGGAGGGGTTGAAAGAGAAGTTAAATGCTGATGCTGAAATTGAAATTAACCCGGCTTTTTTGTCGGTAGCGAAGTAG
- a CDS encoding cytochrome c3 family protein, with the protein MKRVKYISMMVAAVAMTAAGSASAMIDSAISTTKHNLSVSSTQDNKVATGGTTEICVFCHTPHGANISQAVPLWNRNMSSPTGFQTYADLGSATLDGSIGLVGSVSLACLSCHDGTVAMDSLLNFPGSGAANSGPAWTFDSAQGTMSSDGFLTSGIAAIGQDLRDDHPVGILYAGGNVVGNEANRMNFNDSDFLPVETTVLNGATYWYVETGAGAGRDRGDMILYSRTDVTAVGGGTIAGTQPYVECASCHDPHTTSSQLSGGGASGEVDFLRMSNAGSALCLACHIK; encoded by the coding sequence ATGAAAAGAGTTAAGTATATATCAATGATGGTAGCTGCGGTTGCAATGACAGCGGCGGGTAGTGCATCAGCAATGATCGATTCAGCGATCTCAACCACAAAGCACAACTTGTCGGTTAGCAGCACGCAGGACAACAAAGTAGCCACAGGTGGTACCACTGAAATTTGTGTCTTCTGTCACACGCCTCACGGTGCAAATATCAGCCAGGCAGTACCGCTGTGGAATCGTAATATGAGTTCACCAACTGGATTCCAAACCTATGCGGATTTAGGTTCGGCGACACTCGATGGTAGTATCGGTCTGGTGGGTTCTGTTTCGTTGGCGTGTCTTTCATGTCACGATGGTACCGTTGCAATGGACTCTCTGTTGAACTTCCCAGGCTCGGGTGCTGCTAACAGCGGCCCTGCTTGGACTTTCGATAGTGCCCAGGGCACTATGTCGAGCGATGGCTTCTTGACGAGCGGCATCGCAGCGATTGGTCAGGATCTGCGAGATGATCATCCAGTCGGTATCCTGTATGCGGGTGGTAATGTTGTTGGTAATGAAGCTAATCGGATGAACTTTAACGATTCTGACTTTTTGCCGGTTGAAACCACTGTGCTCAATGGTGCAACTTACTGGTATGTTGAAACCGGTGCTGGAGCAGGTCGTGATCGTGGCGATATGATCTTGTATAGCCGCACCGATGTTACTGCTGTCGGTGGCGGTACAATTGCAGGTACTCAGCCATATGTTGAGTGTGCTTCATGTCACGATCCACACACCACCTCTTCTCAGCTTAGCGGCGGCGGTGCTTCAGGTGAGGTTGACTTTTTGCGTATGTCAAATGCAGGCAGTGCGCTTTGCCTTGCTTGTCATATCAAGTAA
- a CDS encoding 6-bladed beta-propeller — translation MKDKIVFFVITLALLLAGLSGCAVTEKTAEFDRPVWPKPPETARYEYSGTLRTNISFTGDKSSFTERMAGVAPEGVPLFAKPYDVVSRGGVLLVSDTVQRVVHMLILPTRSIFRIGASGGDGALTKPVGVAIDGNGRIYVADVTAREVKVYGMNGHYLMTLGSPELLVRPTDVAVNDEGTRIYVVDTGGIESRNHQVQVFDGEGDFIKTIGTRGHGEGEFNLPVQAAVNSAGELYVLDAGNFRVQVFDADGLFLRTWGKAGRNMGDFARPRGLALDSDGLVYVTDTAYGNFQVFRDDGQLMLAVGKSGDDVPGEYSLPAGIAVDELGWVYILDQRYNKLEVIKKL, via the coding sequence GTGAAGGATAAAATCGTATTTTTTGTAATTACGTTGGCTTTGTTGTTGGCAGGGCTGTCAGGCTGCGCAGTAACCGAAAAAACAGCTGAATTTGACAGGCCTGTCTGGCCCAAGCCGCCGGAAACGGCTCGTTATGAGTACAGTGGTACGCTCAGAACAAATATCTCGTTCACTGGGGATAAATCGAGTTTTACGGAGCGCATGGCGGGGGTCGCGCCAGAGGGCGTGCCACTTTTTGCCAAGCCGTATGATGTGGTCTCTAGAGGGGGTGTGTTGCTGGTGAGCGATACCGTGCAGCGGGTGGTTCATATGCTGATTTTGCCAACGCGCTCGATTTTCCGTATTGGCGCTTCAGGTGGTGATGGGGCGCTTACCAAGCCGGTAGGTGTGGCTATTGATGGTAATGGACGGATTTACGTGGCAGATGTGACGGCCAGAGAAGTCAAGGTATACGGCATGAATGGCCACTATCTTATGACGTTGGGTAGCCCTGAGTTGCTGGTGCGGCCGACCGATGTGGCGGTTAATGATGAAGGTACTCGTATCTATGTGGTTGATACCGGTGGGATAGAGAGTAGAAATCACCAGGTTCAGGTGTTTGATGGCGAGGGTGATTTTATTAAAACCATCGGCACCCGAGGTCATGGAGAGGGAGAGTTTAACTTGCCAGTACAGGCGGCCGTTAATTCAGCGGGTGAGCTGTATGTTTTAGATGCCGGTAATTTCAGGGTTCAGGTGTTTGATGCGGATGGTTTGTTTTTGCGCACCTGGGGCAAGGCAGGGAGAAATATGGGCGACTTTGCTCGGCCACGTGGTTTGGCACTGGACTCGGATGGGCTGGTTTATGTGACTGACACAGCATATGGTAATTTTCAGGTTTTTCGCGATGATGGGCAGTTGATGCTCGCTGTCGGCAAGAGCGGCGATGACGTGCCAGGTGAATACTCGCTGCCAGCAGGGATTGCGGTAGATGAGTTGGGTTGGGTCTACATCCTTGATCAGCGCTATAATAAGCTGGAAGTGATAAAGAAGTTGTAG
- a CDS encoding porin encodes MRKVAALLAFGWFAAAPVMAAPVLYGEAHLSVNKFSQLSDGELRMESHNSLIGLKGSEDLDHGVKLIYKVEFGYDTTEQKSDATNASTDKAATFTDRDQWVGFASQEWGVIRLGTVSTGYKSSGAALDPLYNTVFEQRGYLGMQSSLHAGNSVDGGRSTNTMRIDTITRHGLKLTGSYSLGEQKKNTKALGVRYERDGLKLNFDYLDSRSKDATALKFGLGYAVTPQLRFSLQHESADSVLFDGGVDAERHALDLGVIDAVYKVDMSYIMGNSAWVLAYGVQSSYSRSYLLAWNYKFSPKSDIYAGYGNKSFDRRGVSSDAIFAFGLRHKF; translated from the coding sequence ATGAGGAAAGTTGCTGCACTGCTTGCGTTTGGATGGTTTGCTGCTGCGCCTGTGATGGCCGCCCCTGTGTTGTACGGTGAGGCGCACCTTTCAGTCAATAAGTTTAGCCAGCTAAGCGATGGCGAGCTGCGAATGGAGAGTCATAATTCACTGATTGGCCTCAAGGGAAGTGAGGACCTTGATCACGGTGTTAAGCTCATTTACAAAGTTGAGTTTGGATATGACACGACTGAACAAAAGAGCGATGCCACTAATGCCTCGACCGACAAAGCGGCCACATTTACTGATCGAGATCAGTGGGTGGGGTTTGCCAGTCAGGAGTGGGGTGTTATTCGGCTAGGGACTGTTTCGACAGGATATAAGAGTTCTGGCGCAGCGCTCGACCCGCTTTATAACACTGTTTTTGAGCAGCGCGGTTATCTTGGTATGCAATCTTCACTGCATGCGGGGAATAGTGTTGATGGTGGCCGCTCAACCAATACGATGCGTATCGATACCATCACTCGTCATGGCTTAAAGCTCACTGGTAGCTACTCGCTAGGAGAGCAAAAAAAGAACACCAAGGCGTTAGGTGTGCGTTATGAGCGAGATGGGCTCAAGTTGAATTTTGACTACCTCGACTCGCGAAGCAAAGACGCAACTGCGCTCAAGTTTGGGCTGGGTTATGCGGTAACACCGCAACTGCGCTTTTCATTGCAGCACGAAAGCGCGGATAGCGTGTTGTTTGATGGTGGGGTAGATGCTGAGCGCCACGCTCTGGATTTGGGCGTGATCGATGCCGTTTATAAGGTAGATATGAGTTACATCATGGGTAACAGTGCGTGGGTGTTGGCGTATGGGGTGCAAAGTAGTTACAGTCGATCCTATCTGTTGGCCTGGAATTATAAGTTTTCACCCAAGTCAGACATCTACGCAGGTTATGGCAATAAAAGTTTTGATCGCCGTGGCGTGAGCTCTGATGCGATTTTTGCGTTTGGATTAAGGCATAAGTTTTAA
- the rpsI gene encoding 30S ribosomal protein S9, protein MAEKQYYSTGRRKSSSARVFLRPGSGAITVNTRPLDDYFGRETSCMVVRQPLETVEMTEKFDIMVTVKGGGDTGQAGAIRHGITRALMEYDESLRGVLRKAGFVTRDAREVERKKVGLRKARRRPQFSKR, encoded by the coding sequence ATGGCAGAGAAACAGTATTACAGCACTGGTCGCCGTAAAAGCTCTTCGGCTCGCGTCTTTCTTCGTCCGGGTAGTGGTGCGATCACCGTAAATACCCGTCCGCTGGACGACTATTTCGGACGAGAGACTTCCTGCATGGTTGTTCGCCAGCCACTGGAAACCGTAGAGATGACAGAAAAGTTTGACATCATGGTGACGGTTAAGGGTGGTGGTGACACGGGCCAGGCCGGCGCAATTCGTCACGGAATTACCCGTGCCTTGATGGAGTATGATGAGTCACTGCGTGGCGTACTGCGCAAGGCAGGCTTCGTTACTCGTGATGCGCGTGAAGTTGAGCGTAAGAAAGTTGGCTTGCGTAAGGCACGCCGTCGTCCACAGTTCTCTAAGCGTTAA
- the rplM gene encoding 50S ribosomal protein L13 produces MKTFSATPETIQRDWFVVDASDKILGRLATEIAHRLRGKHKPEYTPHMDVGDYIVVVNAEKIQASGNKMKDKIYYHHTGFPGGLKSISLGKLLQEAPERVIENAVKGMLPRGPLGREMYRKLKVYAGPQHAHAAQQPQPLDI; encoded by the coding sequence GTGAAAACATTTAGCGCAACTCCCGAAACGATTCAACGTGACTGGTTTGTGGTTGATGCCAGTGATAAGATTTTAGGTCGTTTGGCCACAGAAATCGCACATCGTTTACGCGGTAAGCACAAGCCCGAATACACTCCTCATATGGATGTTGGTGACTACATTGTCGTTGTGAATGCAGAAAAAATCCAGGCATCCGGAAACAAAATGAAAGATAAGATCTATTACCACCACACCGGATTTCCGGGTGGTCTGAAATCGATCTCTCTAGGTAAGCTGCTGCAAGAAGCACCCGAACGCGTTATTGAAAACGCTGTAAAAGGCATGCTTCCAAGGGGTCCTCTGGGTCGTGAAATGTACCGTAAGTTAAAGGTATATGCCGGCCCTCAGCACGCCCATGCAGCGCAACAGCCGCAACCTTTAGATATTTAA
- a CDS encoding alpha/beta hydrolase, whose amino-acid sequence MPVLERMVPGTVGDIELLVQLPDDYFPGDPVAVVCHPHPLRGGTMSNKVVHTVARSFVEMGVPVARFNFRGVGQSAGCYDEGRGESEDLLTVVNWLRRQYPQAPLWLAGFSFGAYVAKRAHLRVGAERLLLIAPPVTMYDFSEMPPLTVPTLVIQGSDDEVIDPQAVTVWVAEKAPHATYHWVEGAGHFFHGKLVLLRSLITQRWG is encoded by the coding sequence ATGCCGGTACTTGAGCGAATGGTGCCCGGTACAGTGGGCGATATTGAACTGCTGGTTCAGCTTCCGGATGATTATTTTCCAGGTGACCCCGTTGCAGTGGTGTGCCACCCTCACCCTCTGCGAGGTGGGACGATGAGTAACAAAGTGGTGCATACGGTGGCGCGCAGCTTCGTTGAGATGGGGGTGCCTGTGGCGCGTTTCAATTTTCGCGGGGTGGGGCAAAGCGCCGGTTGTTATGATGAAGGGCGGGGTGAGAGTGAAGACCTGCTAACCGTGGTGAATTGGTTGCGGAGGCAGTATCCGCAAGCACCCTTGTGGTTGGCGGGTTTCTCATTTGGCGCTTATGTGGCAAAAAGAGCCCACCTGCGAGTAGGTGCTGAGCGGTTACTGCTGATTGCACCACCCGTTACAATGTATGATTTTTCTGAAATGCCGCCATTGACTGTGCCAACCCTGGTGATACAGGGCAGTGATGATGAGGTGATTGATCCTCAGGCGGTCACCGTGTGGGTGGCTGAAAAAGCACCCCATGCAACCTACCACTGGGTTGAAGGGGCTGGACACTTCTTTCACGGGAAATTGGTTTTGTTGCGCAGCTTGATTACCCAGCGCTGGGGGTGA
- a CDS encoding NAD(P)H-dependent oxidoreductase subunit E, which yields MEEKHYYRYQLFFCTHQRDGAACCADLGAQALRDYCKERIKALALQGAGAVRVNSAGCLGRCGEGPTMVIYPEGTWYTYSDRRDVDEIIESHLLKGNPVERLKI from the coding sequence ATGGAAGAGAAGCACTATTACCGTTATCAGCTGTTCTTTTGTACCCACCAACGTGATGGGGCTGCGTGCTGTGCAGATCTTGGAGCCCAAGCCTTACGTGACTACTGTAAAGAGCGTATTAAGGCGTTGGCACTACAGGGTGCGGGCGCTGTTCGCGTCAATAGCGCAGGCTGCCTGGGGCGTTGTGGCGAAGGGCCTACAATGGTGATTTATCCAGAAGGCACCTGGTACACCTATAGTGATCGGCGTGATGTGGATGAAATTATTGAAAGCCACCTGCTGAAAGGCAACCCGGTCGAGCGGTTGAAGATTTGA